The DNA window ACAGTTTGCCCTAGATGAAAAAAACCAATATATCAAATCCGTTATGTTATCTGACCGTCCGGTTAAGTAGGACAGGTCGCAGCGAGGAGGCAAAGGATATGGTTACTGTACAAGATGTAAAAGAACGTTGGGAAAAAATTCAAAACGATGATGAACGTATATTGTTTATCGTTGGTGGTCCAGGTTCTGGTAAAAGTTTGCTAATTCGTGAATTGTCCGAGCAAAAAGGTTGGAAATACTTGGAAGCTAAACAGCTTATCGAAGAAGAATTCCTACTTGTACCTCGTGATGAACGTCCTCAATTAGCAGAAGAAGTTATTTGTCGTGCTCTTAGCCGTAGTGATACTGAAGTAGTATTGCTCGATGGCATTAATGTATTCTTTGCGCCAATCTTAAATTTAGAACCATTTGAATTACTAAAAACTATTAGTAAGAAGTATCCTATTGTCGTTGGCTGGCGTGGTCACCTTGAAGGAGATCAGTTGTACTTAGAACATAACAATGATCCAAAACATGCTGTAGTTACTATTGCACATCCAGATCATGTTGTTGTAATCGACTAACTACAAAATTGAACATATTGGTAAAATATAGGGAAAACTATAAATGTATAAAGAGGAGATAGATTACTATCTCCTTTTTTGGTTGCTTTTTTAATAACTACTCCATAAAAGCTTGAAACTAAGGTATTTTATGTGGGTTTTATGAAATGTAATTTTTTTTTGACAAAATACTTGCATAGGGTATCGTTTCATGTTATTATGATTAAGCACTAAGAGATACTGCAGTGAACGAAGAAAAGCTTCAAAAAAGTTTTTAAAAAGTTCTTGACACTTAGTGTGGCAGATGATACAATTCATCTTGTCGTAATGATGCTGGCGTAGCTCAATAGGTAGAGCAGCTGACTTGTAATCAGCAGGTTGTGGGTTCAATTCCTATCGCCAGCTCCATTTTATTTATGGAGGGATTCCCGAGCGGCCAAAGGGAGCAGACTGTAAATCTGCCGTCTTCGACTTCGAAGGTTCGAATCCTTCTCCCTCCACCATCTATAGCGGGGTGGAGCAGTTGGTAGCTCGTCGGGCTCATAACCCGAAGGTCGCAGGTTCAAGTCCTGTCCCCGCAACCACAAATATTCACAGTGAAATGATCGTTCATTGTGCTGGTGTAGCTCAGTCGGCAGAGCGTATCCTTGGTAAGGATAAGGTCACCGGTTCAATCCCGGTCACTAGCTCCATACATGGCGGCATAGCTCAGTTGGCTAGAGCAATCGGTTCATACCCGGTGTGTCCGCGGTTCAAGTCCGTGTGCCGCCACCATTAAACCTCACGTTGGTGAGGCTTTTTTTATTTCTACCCATAATTTAATCCTGATTTCAATGTGACTCGTATCTGTCGACTTTTTTGTGCATTTGTATATATGGTATAATAATTTGTAGGGGAATGTTATATTCCATTGATAAATTAGGGTTAATATATTATATTAATACTAGAATGTAATTTGTTTTTGTGAAGGAGGATACAATCCTAATGGCAAAAGAAAAATTTGAACGTACGAAACCGCATGTTAACATCGGTACAATCGGTCACGTTGACCATGGTAAAACTACTTTGACTGCTGCAATCACAAAAGTATTGGCTGAAAAAGGCCAAGCTGACTTCCAAGATTACAGTATGATCGATAAAGCTCCAGAAGAACGTGAACGTGGTATCACAATTAACACTGCACACGTTGAGTATGAAACTGCTAACCGTCACTATGCACACGTTGACTGCCCAGGCCATGCTGACTATGTTAAAAACATGATCACTGGTGCGGCTCAAATGGACGGCGCTATCTTGGTATGTTCCGCAGCTGACGGCCCTATGCCACAAACTCGCGAACACATCTTGTTGGCTCGCCAAGTTGGTGTTCCTGCAATCGTAGTATTCTTGAACAAAGCTGACATGGTTGACGACGAAGAATTGATCGAATTAGTAGAAATGGAAGTTCGTGAACTTCTTTCTTCCTATGAATTCCCTGGCGACGAAGTACCTATCGTTGTAGGTTCCGCTTTGAAAGCTTTGGAAGGCGACGCTCAATATGTAGCTAAAATCGACGACTTGATGGACGCTGTAGACTCCTACATCCCAACACCAGTTCGTGATACTGACAAACCTTTCTTGATGCCTGTAGAGGACGTTTTCACAATCACTGGTCGTGGTACAGTAGCAACTGGCCGTGTTGAACGTGGTCAAGTAAACGTTGGGGATACTATCGAAGTAGTAGGCTTGAAAGAAAAAGCTGAACAATACGTAGTAACTGGTCTTGAAATGTTCCGTAAAGTGTTGGATTCTGCAGTAGCAGGTGACAACGTAGGTGCATTGCTTCGTGGTGTTGACCGTAAAGACATCGAACGTGGTCAAGTATTGGCTAAACCAGGTTCCATCAAACCACACACAAAATTCAAAGCAGAAGTTTACGTATTGACTAAAGAAGAAGGTGGCCGTCATACTCCATTCTTCTCCAACTACCGTCCACAATTCTACTTCCGTACAACAGACGTAACAGGTGTTGTAAACCTTCCTGAAGGTGTAGAAATGTGTATGCCTGGCGATAACGTAACAATGAACATCGAATTGATTACACCAATCGCTATTGAAGAAGGTCTTCGTTTCGCGATTCGCGAAGGTGGCCATACAGTAGGCGCTGGCGTAGTAACAGCAATCGAAGGTTAATTTATAATCTTTGTAGTAAATAGGACCCCAATTGGGGTCCTATTTTTGTATTAATTTATATATTGTTTATTGTATATGTAACCAAAGATACAGAATCATTCTACTAATAGTGCTACTATAAACTCAAGGAGAGCAAGGGCTCTCCTTTTGTGTTTTTATAGAAAAGGAGGTAATGTGATGGGTGAATACAAAAAGTATTGGATAGCCGTAGTAGCCGTTCTTATTATTGGTTTTTCTATTCTTGGTTATCTAGGTACTGATGTGTATCATCAAGCACCGCCAGTGCCGACTGCGTATGTATCTCAAGATGGACAGGTCTTGTTCACTAAGGAAGATATTTTACATGGTCAATCGGCATGGCAATCTACAGGTGGTCAATCGGTAGGGACCGTTTTAGGTCATGGCGCATATCAAGCGCCTGACTGGACAGCAGATTGGTTACATAAAGAAGTATCCGTGATGTTGGATATTAAATCTCAAGAGGCTTTTGGGGTTCTTTATGACCAATTGGTACCTGCACAACAAGCAGCTATTAAAGAAGTTGTGAAAAAAGAGTATTTAGGTAGTGCAGTCCGTGAAGATGGAACTGTTGTCTTATCTCCAGAACGAATTACGGCAATGAATTTAACTGGT is part of the Veillonella sp. genome and encodes:
- the brxF gene encoding BREX-3 system P-loop-containing protein BrxF gives rise to the protein MVTVQDVKERWEKIQNDDERILFIVGGPGSGKSLLIRELSEQKGWKYLEAKQLIEEEFLLVPRDERPQLAEEVICRALSRSDTEVVLLDGINVFFAPILNLEPFELLKTISKKYPIVVGWRGHLEGDQLYLEHNNDPKHAVVTIAHPDHVVVID
- the tuf gene encoding elongation factor Tu, whose amino-acid sequence is MAKEKFERTKPHVNIGTIGHVDHGKTTLTAAITKVLAEKGQADFQDYSMIDKAPEERERGITINTAHVEYETANRHYAHVDCPGHADYVKNMITGAAQMDGAILVCSAADGPMPQTREHILLARQVGVPAIVVFLNKADMVDDEELIELVEMEVRELLSSYEFPGDEVPIVVGSALKALEGDAQYVAKIDDLMDAVDSYIPTPVRDTDKPFLMPVEDVFTITGRGTVATGRVERGQVNVGDTIEVVGLKEKAEQYVVTGLEMFRKVLDSAVAGDNVGALLRGVDRKDIERGQVLAKPGSIKPHTKFKAEVYVLTKEEGGRHTPFFSNYRPQFYFRTTDVTGVVNLPEGVEMCMPGDNVTMNIELITPIAIEEGLRFAIREGGHTVGAGVVTAIEG